ACTGTATTTTCAAATCCTACAATACATCCTGTGTCAACTTTTAAGGATTCTCCAGGTTGAAGACGCTTTTCTATTATCGCACCCCCTGCATGTATAAACGCCATGCCATGACCTTCCAACCTTTGAAGTATAAATCCCTCACCACCGAATAAGCCGGCTCCCATTCTTTTTGTAAATTCGATGTTTATTTCAACTCCGTTGGCAGCACACAAAAAGCTATCCTTTTGACAGATGAAAGTTCCGTTAAATTGAATTAGGTCGATGGGAACAATTTTTCCCGGATATGGTGCTCCAAATGCTACATGCCCTTTCCCTGAACCATTTTGTATGAAATTAGTTATAAAGAAACTTTCGCCAGTCATCATCCTTCTTAATCCCTTAAATAGTCCACCTCCTGTATTTGTTTGCATTACAATTTCATTTTCCATGTACATCATT
Above is a window of Petrotoga sp. 9PW.55.5.1 DNA encoding:
- a CDS encoding TIGR00266 family protein, yielding MADVIDYKIFGDDMQLVEIELDPGEGIRAEVGAMMYMENEIVMQTNTGGGLFKGLRRMMTGESFFITNFIQNGSGKGHVAFGAPYPGKIVPIDLIQFNGTFICQKDSFLCAANGVEINIEFTKRMGAGLFGGEGFILQRLEGHGMAFIHAGGAIIEKRLQPGESLKVDTGCIVGFENTVDYNIQFIGGFKNALFGGEGMFLAKLTGPGIIYLQSLPFSRLADRIISASRYQNKGEDRNNLRGFMGGIFNDDRRF